Proteins from a genomic interval of Deltaproteobacteria bacterium:
- a CDS encoding glutaredoxin family protein produces MEKEIIIYTTPICPFCKAAKEDLDRKGIKYKEIDVSKDAEELEKMIKISGKRFVPVMVNGENVTVGFGGT; encoded by the coding sequence ATGGAAAAAGAGATAATTATCTATACCACGCCAATATGCCCTTTTTGTAAGGCGGCCAAAGAGGATTTGGATCGGAAAGGTATAAAATATAAAGAAATCGACGTTTCTAAAGATGCCGAAGAATTGGAAAAAATGATCAAAATTTCGGGAAAGAGATTTGTTCCAGTAATGGTTAATGGAGAAAATGTCACAGTTGGATTCGGTGGTACTTGA